In Sulfolobales archaeon, one DNA window encodes the following:
- a CDS encoding ribosome assembly factor SBDS — protein sequence MSSKEYVIAKYESHGKKFEILVDPEKALEFREGKNIPLEEVVQGEFIYRDARKGLKASPEEIRSVFNTDEWKKIAEEILRKGELQLTTEQRRRLIESKKRMIINYIARSAIDPQTQKPIPPSRIEAAMEQAKVSIDLYKRVEEQALDVVKAISRIIPIKIARAIIRVKIPREYASSSIGVISRLGEVKKRQFFQDGSAEIEIEIPAGMQGEIIDKIAKATKGNASVTITEVR from the coding sequence ATGAGTTCTAAAGAATATGTAATAGCAAAATATGAGAGCCATGGAAAGAAGTTTGAGATACTAGTAGACCCTGAGAAAGCACTCGAGTTCAGAGAAGGTAAGAACATACCCTTGGAAGAAGTAGTTCAAGGAGAGTTTATATACAGAGATGCTAGAAAGGGTTTGAAAGCCTCTCCCGAAGAAATTAGATCTGTTTTTAATACTGATGAGTGGAAGAAGATCGCGGAGGAGATACTTAGAAAAGGCGAGCTTCAGCTCACTACAGAGCAGAGAAGAAGATTAATAGAGTCAAAGAAGAGAATGATTATAAATTATATAGCTAGAAGTGCTATAGATCCTCAGACTCAGAAGCCTATACCACCATCGAGGATCGAGGCTGCAATGGAGCAGGCTAAGGTGTCAATAGATCTCTATAAGAGAGTTGAAGAACAAGCCCTGGACGTGGTGAAGGCAATATCAAGAATAATACCTATTAAAATAGCGAGAGCTATTATAAGAGTTAAGATTCCTCGTGAGTATGCGAGCTCTAGTATAGGTGTAATAAGTAGGTTGGGGGAGGTTAAGAAGAGGCAGTTCTTTCAAGATGGTTCTGCAGAGATAGAGATCGAGATACCGGCAGGGATGCAGGGAGAGATCATAGATAAGATCGCGAAGGCTACTAAAGGTAATGCCTCAGTAACTATAACAGAGGTACGATAG
- the psmA gene encoding archaeal proteasome endopeptidase complex subunit alpha, with protein MAFGPASAGYDRGITIFSPDGKLYQVEYAAVAVRQGWTIIGIQGRDSAVIISEKRKHAPLIDLSDLEKIFIIDTHVGATFAGLGADGRVLIDYARITAIRHRFIYDEPMDIESLVRSIGDLKQIFTQQAGVRPFGVSLIFAGVDSRGVHVYKTEPNGLYFRYFATAAGSGEQSVIEYLEKNYKENMSLEEVVVLGLKALRSSVETPLSPERVEIGYASLKDRIFRKMNIDEVKKFISEAGVDK; from the coding sequence ATGGCGTTCGGTCCTGCAAGTGCGGGGTATGATAGAGGTATAACTATATTCTCACCTGATGGAAAGCTTTATCAGGTTGAGTATGCCGCGGTAGCTGTTAGACAGGGATGGACTATAATAGGTATTCAAGGCAGGGATTCTGCTGTGATCATCTCTGAAAAGAGAAAACATGCACCACTAATAGATCTATCGGATCTAGAGAAGATATTCATTATAGATACTCATGTAGGCGCTACATTTGCAGGTTTAGGAGCTGATGGAAGAGTTCTAATAGATTATGCTAGGATAACCGCTATAAGGCATAGATTTATCTATGATGAGCCTATGGATATTGAAAGTCTTGTGAGGAGTATAGGAGATCTGAAGCAGATCTTCACCCAGCAAGCTGGTGTAAGACCTTTCGGAGTATCTCTAATATTCGCAGGAGTTGATTCAAGAGGAGTTCACGTGTATAAGACAGAACCTAACGGTCTATACTTCAGATATTTTGCCACAGCTGCTGGATCTGGAGAACAGAGCGTTATTGAGTATCTCGAGAAGAATTATAAGGAGAATATGAGTCTTGAAGAAGTTGTCGTGCTAGGTTTGAAAGCTCTTAGATCATCTGTTGAAACACCGCTCTCACCTGAGAGAGTTGAGATAGGCTATGCCTCTCTGAAAGATAGAATCTTTAGAAAAATGAATATTGATGAAGTTAAGAAATTCATTTCAGAGGCCGGGGTAGATAAATGA
- a CDS encoding OB-fold nucleic acid binding domain-containing protein produces MELKDNESNISVIARVLSTTKPRVIQTKKGSRTISEAIIGDDTGRIKLTLWGPRAGSVRENDVIRIDNAWTTSYKGEVQLNAGSRSNIEVVDIEGFPESDQVPESTPRSTSSRSFERRSFRGGFRRGRGEEE; encoded by the coding sequence ATGGAGTTAAAAGATAATGAAAGTAATATATCCGTTATCGCAAGGGTTCTCTCAACTACAAAACCTAGAGTCATACAGACTAAGAAGGGTTCTAGAACTATTAGCGAAGCAATTATAGGAGATGATACTGGAAGAATCAAGTTAACACTGTGGGGGCCTCGCGCTGGGAGTGTTAGAGAGAATGATGTGATTAGAATCGATAATGCTTGGACTACATCTTATAAAGGTGAGGTTCAGCTTAACGCAGGATCTAGATCTAATATAGAGGTTGTAGATATAGAAGGCTTTCCAGAATCAGATCAGGTTCCCGAGAGTACCCCTAGATCTACTAGCAGTAGAAGCTTTGAGAGAAGAAGCTTCAGAGGAGGCTTTAGAAGAGGAAGAGGTGAGGAAGAGTGA
- a CDS encoding PqqD family protein, giving the protein MIDEAKKLIKKGDLVGSDGNNFVVALSDEEVYSLDPAAYYIWSLCDGSRTVGDIIQKASEDLSLNKEEIREPIINILEVLLKANLLAEA; this is encoded by the coding sequence GTGATAGATGAAGCTAAAAAACTTATCAAGAAAGGAGATCTCGTAGGTAGCGATGGAAACAACTTTGTAGTAGCCTTATCAGATGAAGAGGTATACTCTCTAGATCCTGCAGCCTACTACATATGGAGTCTCTGCGATGGCTCTAGAACTGTTGGCGATATAATACAGAAAGCCTCAGAAGATCTGAGCCTTAACAAGGAAGAAATCAGAGAACCTATAATTAACATACTTGAGGTACTTCTGAAGGCAAATCTTCTAGCAGAAGCCTAG
- a CDS encoding GDP-mannose 4,6-dehydratase — MNILVTGGAGFIGSHLVDSLINDGYKVFVIDNLSSGRMEYLRKCIENPSMCRYKICDIKDPGCLDNIDLRFDLIYHLAANPDVRASSMNPESNFNENLVATFRVLEFMRKRDVSKIIFTSSSTVYGDAEKIPTPEDHPIKPVSIYGACKASGEIMIQTYSRLYNFSSVILRLANIIGPRSTHGVVYDFIRKLMRNPRELEILGDGSQRKSYLYIDDTIKALKLSAEILERRDPAKNSVYVLNVGNEDWISVRDIADIVINEMGLENVKINYKPATSDGRGWPGDVKLMLLDISRIKSLGWSPRLSSYDAVRLTARSLIRELASL; from the coding sequence ATGAATATCCTGGTCACAGGTGGTGCAGGTTTTATAGGAAGTCACTTAGTGGATAGTCTTATTAATGATGGTTATAAAGTGTTTGTCATTGATAATCTCTCCTCAGGAAGAATGGAGTATCTTAGGAAATGTATTGAGAATCCTAGTATGTGTAGATATAAAATATGTGATATAAAGGATCCCGGGTGTTTGGATAACATAGATCTCAGATTTGATCTTATATATCATCTGGCGGCAAATCCAGATGTAAGAGCTTCATCTATGAATCCTGAGAGTAATTTCAATGAGAATCTAGTTGCAACATTTAGAGTGCTTGAGTTCATGCGGAAGAGAGATGTGAGTAAGATCATTTTTACTAGTAGTAGCACTGTGTATGGAGATGCTGAGAAGATACCAACTCCAGAGGATCATCCTATAAAACCTGTGAGTATTTATGGGGCTTGTAAAGCTAGTGGAGAGATTATGATCCAGACCTACTCTAGGTTATACAACTTCAGCTCAGTTATTCTAAGACTTGCAAATATTATAGGCCCTAGATCAACTCACGGGGTTGTGTATGATTTCATAAGAAAACTCATGAGAAATCCTAGAGAGCTAGAGATTTTAGGAGATGGAAGTCAGAGAAAGAGCTATCTCTATATAGATGATACTATTAAGGCTTTGAAGCTATCAGCAGAGATATTAGAGAGAAGAGATCCGGCGAAGAATTCTGTCTACGTGTTGAATGTAGGTAATGAAGATTGGATTAGTGTGAGAGACATAGCTGATATAGTGATCAATGAGATGGGATTAGAAAATGTGAAGATTAACTATAAACCTGCAACAAGCGACGGAAGAGGATGGCCTGGAGATGTTAAGCTAATGCTTCTAGATATATCACGCATAAAAAGTCTGGGATGGAGTCCTAGGCTATCGAGTTATGATGCGGTAAGACTTACAGCTAGATCTCTGATCAGAGAGCTAGCCAGCCTTTAA
- a CDS encoding electron transfer flavoprotein subunit alpha/FixB family protein codes for MRGIGEILVIGSLGDIRDLTGVAGFISSNLGDVGVDALLISYTDLRFVSELESFGLENVYYIEERSLETPEEISSALIQMIKSHDYRYIIGVSSKILKEAFAIASQKLERVLMVDIASIERDEKGLVAVRSVMAGRVRSRERVPEKAFIIVGVGRSKPAKISDRKTMIKPLKIDLERKLNILERKPKAAATVRLEEAEIIVSVGRGFRSKEDLKIAFELAEALGGQVGCSRPIAADLKWLPEEHWVGLSGKKVKPKLYIALGISGQPQHIAGILDSRIIVAVNKDPNAPIFKNSDYGIVGDLYEFIPLFKDMIKSLKAG; via the coding sequence GTGAGGGGTATAGGAGAGATCCTTGTTATAGGATCTTTGGGAGATATAAGAGATCTAACAGGTGTCGCAGGATTCATATCATCCAACTTGGGAGATGTAGGCGTAGATGCTCTCCTGATCTCTTACACAGATCTCAGATTTGTAAGCGAGCTCGAAAGCTTCGGCCTAGAGAATGTATACTATATTGAAGAGAGATCTTTAGAAACACCAGAGGAGATCTCTAGCGCACTGATTCAGATGATCAAGTCACATGATTATAGATATATAATAGGAGTATCTTCGAAGATTTTGAAAGAAGCTTTTGCAATAGCTTCTCAGAAACTTGAGAGAGTTCTAATGGTAGATATAGCATCCATAGAAAGAGATGAAAAAGGTCTAGTTGCTGTGAGAAGTGTGATGGCTGGCAGAGTTAGATCTAGAGAAAGAGTTCCTGAGAAAGCTTTTATAATAGTTGGAGTGGGCAGGTCCAAGCCTGCTAAGATATCTGATAGAAAGACTATGATAAAGCCTCTTAAGATAGATCTTGAAAGAAAGCTGAATATACTAGAGAGAAAACCTAAAGCGGCCGCAACTGTAAGATTAGAAGAAGCAGAAATCATCGTATCCGTGGGAAGAGGCTTCAGAAGTAAAGAAGATCTTAAGATAGCATTCGAACTAGCAGAAGCTTTAGGAGGTCAAGTAGGATGCTCAAGACCTATAGCAGCAGATCTCAAATGGCTACCCGAGGAACATTGGGTAGGACTTTCCGGTAAGAAGGTTAAGCCCAAGCTCTACATAGCTCTAGGGATCTCTGGACAGCCTCAGCACATAGCAGGAATACTTGATTCGAGGATCATAGTTGCCGTGAACAAGGATCCTAATGCTCCCATATTTAAGAACTCTGACTATGGAATCGTAGGAGATCTATATGAGTTCATACCATTATTCAAAGATATGATCAAAAGTTTAAAGGCTGGCTAG
- a CDS encoding electron transfer flavoprotein subunit beta/FixA family protein — MNIAVLVKLAIDTGQLRFDPSTYRPLLDDIPLKISDIDRNALEEAQRLKSFGFSKIYSVTVLTWGPITKRVQEAQSILREILALGADESILIADETTVGADSTYVARLISTAIKKIGDVSLVLAGEASIDRFTSQIPARVSAELGYSYAGFVRKIDFKGDRLIVERDLENFVEVAEVRMPAVIAVTREINTPRLPTLLQIRSAMKKPITIYKSSDLGVTSPVKTPAVSYEGVRVTRKNIIIEGKDMKEKVSKLVEYLISEGVITPKR; from the coding sequence ATGAATATAGCTGTTCTCGTTAAGCTGGCAATAGATACAGGACAGCTTAGATTTGATCCCTCAACATATAGACCTCTTTTAGATGATATACCTCTTAAGATAAGTGATATAGATAGAAACGCTCTCGAAGAAGCTCAAAGACTTAAAAGCTTTGGATTTTCAAAGATATATTCTGTCACAGTACTGACATGGGGTCCTATTACTAAGAGGGTTCAAGAGGCTCAGAGTATTCTCAGAGAAATTCTAGCTCTTGGAGCTGACGAATCTATTCTCATAGCTGATGAAACCACTGTCGGAGCTGACAGCACTTATGTAGCGAGACTCATATCAACTGCTATTAAAAAGATTGGAGATGTAAGTCTTGTTCTAGCTGGAGAAGCTTCCATTGATAGATTCACTTCTCAGATACCCGCGAGAGTATCAGCTGAACTAGGTTACTCATATGCAGGCTTTGTGAGAAAGATTGATTTTAAAGGCGACAGACTTATCGTGGAGCGTGATTTAGAGAATTTTGTAGAGGTTGCCGAGGTTAGAATGCCAGCTGTTATTGCAGTAACTAGGGAGATTAATACTCCTAGACTTCCTACGCTTCTTCAGATCAGAAGTGCTATGAAGAAACCTATAACAATATACAAGTCGTCAGATCTAGGTGTTACAAGCCCTGTGAAAACACCTGCAGTCTCTTATGAAGGTGTTAGAGTTACGAGGAAGAATATCATTATAGAGGGTAAGGATATGAAGGAGAAAGTCTCGAAACTAGTTGAATATCTTATTTCTGAAGGTGTTATAACTCCTAAGAGGTGA